The Ahaetulla prasina isolate Xishuangbanna chromosome 4, ASM2864084v1, whole genome shotgun sequence genome has a window encoding:
- the NPVF gene encoding pro-FMRFamide-related neuropeptide VF — MLPSYREDRKKIPTASKTICHNESLMTSLRTREENSEKNSSESSEDLIEEKQRSVNLEELKDWELKNIVKMSGPAGKVVPSSMANLPLRFGRNFLERRNIKPTANLPLRFGRAFRYFSHSFEKAPSVQSFFHSLANLPEKFGRSFLFSLIQGTQDCDQIKNRLGHLNKLLKRNSGNEEASHQNMQD; from the exons CTTCAAAAACCATCTGCCACAATGAATCATTAATGACCAGTTTGCGGACTAGAGAAGAAAACAGTGAGAAAAACTCTTCTGAG tcTAGTGAAGACCTTATAGAAGAAAAACAGAGAAGTGTGAATCTTGAAGAACTGAAAGACTGGGAACTGAAGAACATAGTTAAGATGAGTGGACCAGCTGGGAAGGTAGTGCCAAGTTCAATGGCTAATTTGCCACTGAGATTTGGCCGAAACTTCCTGGAAAGAAGAAATATCAAACCTACAGCCAATCTGCCCCTCAGGTTTGGAAGGGCTTTTAGATATTTCTCACACAGTTTTGAGAAAGCTCCTTCAGTTCAAAGTTTCTTCCATTCACTGGCCAACCTACCAGAGAAATTTGGGAGATCCTTTCTTTTCAGTTTGATTCAAGGCACCCAGGATTGTGACCAAATCAAAAATAG actTGGCCATTTGAACAAACTTTTGAAAAGGAATTCTGGAAATGAAGAGGCAAGCCATCAGAATATGCAGGACtag